The genomic DNA TGTGGTGATGGTGGGTGAGAAAGTGGGTGCACATGCTTGAGGAATAATGGTGGGTGGTTAAGCGTCAAAGATTTAAATGAATGgcaaatatgaatttttatctcacagtattttaaaaatattaaaagtgggTTGCGAAGAGCAAAAAATGtgattgcaaatagaatttgTCTCCATTTTCTCAACCAtaccttaataattaaaaaatatagtatttaatttttaaaatataaaatttcaagattcaatattttaattattaaaaattattcttttaagtttttactttaattaagaataaatggAACTATTATCTATTCTATGTAATATGTCATATCACTTAAATAAAAACATGTCAacgaaataaattaaattagatttaatacataaatattacatttactccctcaacaattaaaaaaattgacatttggtccttgatattaaaaaaagaccaaatttgataataaaaaaaaagatctaaaaatatttttaaaaaactaaatttcataaaaagagttacaattttgataaagaaaaaaggacataaatttcataaaaaatataaaaattcataaaaatattcaaaaatatctaaatttcataaaaatacctaaatttcacaaaagacctaaaaatttaataaaaaaagtaaaataataaaaaaagatctaaattttgtaaaaagacctaaatttttcataaaaaatacctaacttttataaaaagacctaaattttttataaaaagacttaaaaataatccaaaaagacctaaatttcattttatatgttttatttgtaagtcttttttatgaaatttttaggtttttttttagatatttcttataaaatctttaggtctttttataaaatttaagtattttttgaatatttttaggtcttttttatgaaatttaggtcttttttattatttttaggtttttttaataaaatttttagatttttttatgaaatttaagtattttttcatcaactttgtttttttttaatatcaagaactaaaaatcaaattttttaattgttgagggaccaaatgttatatttatatattaaatttaatttaatgcgTCTTGCTTACGTGACTCTTTTTATGTAACGAGGTATTTTACATGGCATAGATAACGACTTTATTTACTCTACGTTAAggtaaaaatttacaataataatttttaataattgagatgtcaaatcttgatattttttaCTTCAATGactaaatattatatgtttaattGTTGAAAGCCTTCCGCACGTATTAAGCATTTTCTATATCATTACCCTTTTTAAGGCATTCTTCCACATCGGCCTAAATTAGAGGCTAATTTTACTATAAtcacattttgatctttttatttACTATCATACCTCGCTAGCACTTTTACCTTACTTCATAATAAAATGTCACCCATCCAAATAATAACGTTATTACGTCACATGTTAATACTTGCAAAGAATACTCTATCAGGTTTGATTTAGATTTTTGTCCTAATTTGGTCTaattataaatcaattttttttaacataaatgaCATGAGATCAAGTTAAAGTCTAATCATTTGGTATAAAAATCTAACCccttttaaacaaaataatactaTAAGTATAACCTATCGgtgtaaacaaaaaaaacacatttgatagttaaattaatttttcttattatttttggaaaattgattTGTTAACTACTATAGAGTAAATAATAGCGATAGTGAATTTAATTTACcacatatttatcttattttatttagactaaaatgatattttttgtgATAACTAGATGTCACCTATTCAAAAAGAAATGTAACTATTTTGTCGCATGATAATATTTAGAATTATCATCCTTGCGTGATTCTCGCTCGTGTCCTTAATTTTGGCAGAATAGATAAATCGTAGATAGAGACTTTGTCTCACTGTATAGGGCAAGAAATCGAACTCACGACCTATTAGTATAAATCCTAACTTATCATGGTCCAATTACTTGATCTGTATGCTGAGAACAAACCGCGTGATAATACTTGCAAAGATGCTTTGTTAGGTTAGTTTTAAATCTTACTTTTTTAATGTAATTGATATCGGATCAAGTTGAAGTTTGATAGTCTAGTTTAAAAATCTGATGTAATCAAACTtgtataaacaaaataataataaaaatataacatatattatgtccatgtaaataaaaaatatatttttttgtcaaaaaaataaaaaaggagttCGTGGATGTaaaaaaatgcttttgataGCTAAcgtttagtttttttattactttaaggaaattttaaattaagatgaATTTGAATGCAGTGATAAAATTAAACTCATCACctacatataattaatataaaattaattttaccaCTACACTCAAACTCATCTTAActtaaattttatctaaaaaattaaattttaattattaacatatatattttttattcacaaGTATGTACAcataataatagataaataaataaaacgttttaatattataaaacccTATCAATAAAGTAAACTCCCAAAGTACCATCTTTATGCTCATAACCTTCAAGTTTTAAGAGACTTAATTTTACTACACTAAAactgaattttatttaaattttacataaaaaatgtaaaaactaaattatatcTAAGAATAGCCGCATAAACTTTCTAAGCATACCTAGTGTTGTGTCATAAGTAAACGTctcaaaacaatattttgggctgaaagatataaatttttcatacacGAGAGTCCCACATAAACGCGCAAACAAGATAAccaattatttataaagaattctaattttaaaataattttagaataatagaataaacaTCATCCCtaataaatttcatcctcaaaaaaGAGACAAGATCTCTGATACTGATTTCAATATAgtttttttatcatattcagtgtttaacttaagtatcgaagtGTTTGTGAGAGAACCTCTCCATACCTTCTGATTGTTTTCCTATTTTTGCAGATTCAAGCGGCTtgacgaaattttttttaattaaataaattcattattgtaacaTCTCgttcgagtgataggaaggaccggaacaacttatcctgatgggcctacacgaacttcctaggggggtcacccatccctagattaccctaggtcaagtatgcttaacttgggagttctttgccaatattcagcccaaaaggtatccagctggtgttgtttccttccttacctatcctcgacatatactattctcctctgggctcctggggtattacattctcccccccttgagcacatgacgtcttcgtcatgcgaccttacaacaggtcccagatctccccccgatgcatggccgatatgggattcgcctaaagtgcctacacgcacccccccctcagggactcagtttcctcgctgaggtttgccccaccaccgcgctcagaggctcgggggtcagctctgataccatttgtaacatctcgttcgagtgataggaaggaccggaataacttatcctgatgggcctacacgaacttcctagggagatcacccatccctggattaccctaggtcaagcacgcttaacttgggagttctttgccaacattcagcccaaaaggtattcagctggtgttgtttccttccttacctatcctcgacatatactattctcctctagGCTCCTGAGgtattacaattattgtatcCAACCAACAACAATATTTAGTATGGGCACACATCTaatataatagaatagatattatattaaaaatttaaaacactaGAATTAAGGAATCAAACCTAGGAATGTTGTTGGTTTGTGTTGTAGTGGGATGAACATTGTACAAGCggttgtttatttctttttttttttttttttagaatttatgttatagaattttaatatcattattaaatagattttttagTTAAGGCAGATCCacactaattttaatttaattaaattgagttaattttgaatttatcaCGTCGAACTATTATGAGACAGGACTAActtaaaatagatataaataaattcttattgtAGACAAATCAagtgatgaaaaattaatatcTTGAAACTTAATTTCAAAAGGCCAATTTAAGATCTAATCTATTTTACACAAAACTTTTGTTCATAGGAAAATATTATTCTTACTCCAAAAGTGTTAACCATGTTTCattttaatgtaataaaattatattataatgaaGTGTGATTAACAATTTTTGAAATGAGTATAACATCAAACCCCTAAAGGTGCATATATTGTTATTGGTGTAAAATGCAAATTTAGACGCTGAGGAAGATTGGGTCGTCATCACCATGTGTTTTCCAAATAGGAACTTGTCAGATGTAGCAATGGCCAAAGAAAGCTCTAAGAGGCAATTAGCAGCCACTAATTAGTCCTAAATCCATGGCCAACTTCCACCATTCCTATTCTGGAAAACAACCACAAGTTTCAAgacatccatccatccatccccCTTTAAAAGGAAGAGCAGCCTCGGGGCTCAATCAAGGTGGCCTCCCTTTGGGACCTCATCCCAAAATGCAGAGCTCAGGCTGCCTTctcatcctcttcttcctccctctctTGCTCATCTCTCCATTCTCCTCAGCCTTATCCGATGCCCAAGCCGCTTTCATCGCTCGTCGACAGCTCCTAGGCCTCCCGGAGAATGGCATCTTGCCTGAAAACTTTGAGTTTCAGATTAATCTCGGGTTCACCTTCCCCAATTCCAGGTTGAGAAGAGCCTACATTGCATTGCAAGCTTGGAAGAAAGCTATATATTCAGACCCTTCAAATTTCACGGCCAACTGGGAGGGTGATGATGTTTGCAACTACAATGGAGTGTATTGCGCAGAGGCTTTGGATGACCCCAAACTCACCGTGGTGGCCGGCCTTGATCTTAACCATGCCGATATCGCCGGGTTTTTCCCGGCTGAACTCGGGCTGTTGACGGATCTGGCCTTCTTCCATGTCAATTCCAATAGGTTTTGTGGGATTATTCCCAAGAGCCTTTCCAGCTTGACGCTCTTGCATGAATTTGACGTCAGCAACAATCGGCTGGTTGGCCCTTTTCCGAGCATTGTTTTGGAGATGCCTGCGCTCAAGTACCTTGATCTCAGGTTCAACAACTTTGAGGGAGAGTTGCCCAGGGAACTGTTCGAGAAGGATCTCGATGCATTGTTCTTGAACGACAATAGATTCACCTCAACCATCCCGGACAACCTCGGCAACTCACCTGTCTCGGTGGTGGTTTTCGCTAACAACCAATTCAGCGGCTGCATTCCCAGCAGCATTGGGAAGATGGCTAACACATTGAACGAGATCATCTTCTTCAACAACACGCTTGGAGGTTGCTTGCCGGCCGAGATTGGGCTACTTGCAAACGCAACGGTGGTTGATCTAGCGTCGAATTCTTTCGAGGGGATCTTGCCGAAGACAGTCAATGGGCTGAAACACGTTGAAAGCTTGGACTTGGGGTACAATAAGCTGACGGGTGTGGTGCCGGAAAGTCTCTGTCGGCTGCCGAGCTTGAAGAACTTCACGTTCTCAAATAACTATTTCAATGGCGAGGCTCAAGGTTGCAACCCTGCGTTGAGGAAGGATATTGTGGTGGATGACGGCGGCAATTGCTTGCCTGACCGGCCCAAACAGAAGTTGCAAAACGATTGTAAGTCGGTGGTGCTCAAGCCAGTTGATTGCGgcaagtctaagtgtggggcaGCTCCGCCAAAACCAGAGCCTCCGAAGCCTAAGCCACTGCCCCCCAAGCCAAGGCCACAGCCTCCTCGCCAACCCCCACCGCCCCCACCACCGGTCCACTCTCCTCCCCCACCCGTTCACTCACCTCCGCCACCAGTTTTCTCTCCACCCCCACCGGTTCACTCACCTCCGCCGCCAGTTCACTCTCCGCCCCCACCACCGGTCCACTCTCCTCCCCCACCTGTTCACTCACCTCCGCCACCAGTTTTCTCTCCACCCCCACTGGTCCACTCTCCACCCCCACCAATCCACTCACCTCCACCACCGGTTTTCTCTCCACCTCCACCGGTTCGCTCCCCACCACCGCCCATCTTCTCTCCCCCACCACCGGTTTTCTCTCCACCTCCACCGGTTCGCTCCCCACCGCCTCCACCACCAATTTTCTCTCCACCACCTCCAGTTCACTCCCCACCACCGCCCATCTTCTCTCCCCCACCACCGGTTTTCTCTCCACCTCCACCGGTTCGCTCCCCACCGCCTCCACCACCAGTTTTCTCTCCACCACCTCCAGTTCTCTCCCCACCACCGCCCATCTTCTCTCCCCCACCACCAGCATTCGAGGACGTTGTTCTGCCACCGAACCTAGGCGCTGAGTATTCATCACCCCCTCCACCAATCTTCCAAGGCTACTAAATGTTGCATCTTCAACAAGGCCGCTCGGCTCTCTGAGTTCTGCAATCTTGCACGATTATATAGCTCGAGCTTTTTCAGCTCATAGTTTGTGATCCTCCACATTAACATGTAATTTGCCTTGTGGCAGCCACAGATGTGAGCTATCAATTGGCTCAGCAACGAGCATTAAAAAGGATGAGGGACTACACGTATATTTGCGTAAATCCTATAATATACGTgagtttaattatttcactGTGTTGACTTCATATCTCATTATGATTATAGCATTTTAACAGTCCCTCAAATTAATTATCGTAGCAAGTAATGACAAAAAAACTAATCCTTTAAGATGTTGAAATTAAAATCATCTGTAACAAAATTAACATCTCATTAATTATACCGAGAAACAAGCAGAGAGAATAAACACATACATGTGGAAGACAGAAACATTTTAAGAAACCATAAGATCAGATATTTCAGCATCCAGAAGACCCAAACTAAAGCACTAAACCATTGATCTCAGTTGGGTTTGAAGAACTTGAGCTTAAGGCCACTGTTCACCATACTCCAAATACCTCCGATGGAGATGACCAGGCTGAAAGCAATGCCGAGCCAACCAAGGATCCAGTTGAAGTACCAATTGAAGCTGAACTTTGTAGGTTTTTTTATCAGAACCCACATGAAGCAAGGATAAGCGAATGTGACTGGAAGGGTGAGCCCTCCTAACAGACCGGCAAGGctggaaaggaaaggaagagccACCCCTATGAAGAAGGAGATGAATCCGTAGAAGACTCGGAAGCCACACCGGACCCAGATGGAGCAAGGGCGGTTGGTACGGCTGGTGTAACCAGCTTCGAAACTGTCGAAAACAGGCATCGAGTATATCTGGAAACTGCTCAGGCAGTTGAATACAACTAGAAGGAATGTCATGGCAAGAAGCCCTCTGGGAATGTCAGTGCTGTGGAATGCAAACAGCGCACTCAGCATCCCTCCTGAAGGCATCtgcaacaagaaaaagaaaatggaggcTAATTCAATTCCTTCTCAAGTTTCAGCATTTTGTACCTGTACTTCTCCACTGCTGCAATTTTGATGTTTCAGCAATGGCAAGTCTTAGTTTTTGCTTACCAGGGAGGAATCAATCTCCCTTACTAGTTCTACTATAGCACATGATACGACATGAAACAGATGGGTGAACAcaaacaaaatttagaaaatgaaGGACATGACctatatacttttattttaatattcaaattaaaGACAATAAAAATGTcaggaaatattaattaaaacggaaaaaaaatattctatgaCGTATTATTCAAAAACTAATTACATTACGTTGCAATAAAAAGATTTAACAACATACAATAAATAAgattgcacacacacacacacacacatatatatatgtacaaaaaCTGTACAATCATATTGTTCACATTAGAAAAGAAGAATGGAACAAGGTCCAAATatcttttcagataaatttattcgtAAACAGGTTTGATGCTTTCTGTTCCAAAATTCTTATATTAAGAAGTTTAAGGGGAATTGATCTAGAGGTATAAATTTATACTGTCTTTATCTTATTGTTAGATATCAAGTtattttttcaaacttttagTCTGTATCTAAGCAATGTATTAATAAAAATGGGCACATTTGGCATGTATCCAGTGAGCATCTTATCTTATCCACACACTCTAGCACCACAAGGACATGAAATATTGTAGTAAGTATCTGCACTTCTTAATTCCCAGGTAATTCATAGCAAGGATACCAACTTATGTGAGGAGAGAATCACACGTAGAAACTCACAAGGTTTCCATAGGCCCAAAAACCTCCTATTGCAACCGGGAACAAGCACATGGCGATAAAGAAATAGGCAACTTTGGCTCCTCTCCACATGGGCACATGAGCTGGGTGTTTGAAGGTTGACGGCATTGTTGCCTGAAGAATAGAACATAAAACTGTTTGAATGACATAGAATCATTTTC from Diospyros lotus cultivar Yz01 chromosome 4, ASM1463336v1, whole genome shotgun sequence includes the following:
- the LOC127800656 gene encoding pollen-specific leucine-rich repeat extensin-like protein 3 — protein: MQSSGCLLILFFLPLLLISPFSSALSDAQAAFIARRQLLGLPENGILPENFEFQINLGFTFPNSRLRRAYIALQAWKKAIYSDPSNFTANWEGDDVCNYNGVYCAEALDDPKLTVVAGLDLNHADIAGFFPAELGLLTDLAFFHVNSNRFCGIIPKSLSSLTLLHEFDVSNNRLVGPFPSIVLEMPALKYLDLRFNNFEGELPRELFEKDLDALFLNDNRFTSTIPDNLGNSPVSVVVFANNQFSGCIPSSIGKMANTLNEIIFFNNTLGGCLPAEIGLLANATVVDLASNSFEGILPKTVNGLKHVESLDLGYNKLTGVVPESLCRLPSLKNFTFSNNYFNGEAQGCNPALRKDIVVDDGGNCLPDRPKQKLQNDCKSVVLKPVDCGKSKCGAAPPKPEPPKPKPLPPKPRPQPPRQPPPPPPPVHSPPPPVHSPPPPVFSPPPPVHSPPPPVHSPPPPPVHSPPPPVHSPPPPVFSPPPLVHSPPPPIHSPPPPVFSPPPPVRSPPPPIFSPPPPVFSPPPPVRSPPPPPPIFSPPPPVHSPPPPIFSPPPPVFSPPPPVRSPPPPPPVFSPPPPVLSPPPPIFSPPPPAFEDVVLPPNLGAEYSSPPPPIFQGY